In Arachis duranensis cultivar V14167 unplaced genomic scaffold, aradu.V14167.gnm2.J7QH unplaced_Scaffold_73988, whole genome shotgun sequence, the following proteins share a genomic window:
- the LOC127744650 gene encoding LOW QUALITY PROTEIN: ribosomal protein S4, mitochondrial-like (The sequence of the model RefSeq protein was modified relative to this genomic sequence to represent the inferred CDS: inserted 2 bases in 1 codon) produces the protein MWRIRLIQRXDMPALRFKTCRLLSGNVRKRELTIIQRRILRRLRNKKRSIKRKIYPRENLNSYIQSQTTRKLPLIHGDLPITEMHRGTERTSYIPFLLNPETRSDVIPVRLHFRETIPQARQPISHRRVCVNNRMGSITRLKVSHGDLISFQENDAKIRGEEIRRSFYIEISVEKIIGKFLGHRVRMWRRTKTEWFRLLKTKRGCRLLLKSRFLQQQLRYSMQEEYLERTKKFGSEKVCLGSSFAEHNRMKRNFYHFKSLFLSKRRNEKKRYLPTRTRRKIVYNSSLYSNSTYWSAPPHKFTRKRRIKRIELPTHYSEVNHRTPKAVVFYGPNIGHIPHDIRLKDPNLPLRSGNGRGQNI, from the exons ATGTGGCGAATCAGACTGATTCAACG AGATATGCCTGCATTAAGATTTAAAACTTGTCGTCTACTTTCAGGAAATGTTCGGAAGAGAGAACTTACAATAATACAACGCCGCATTCTCCGAAGATTGAGGAACAAGAAGAGATCTATTAAGAGAAAGATTTATCCAAGAGAAAATCTTAACAGTTACATCCAATCACAAACTACACGAAAGTTGCCCCTTATTCATGGGGATTTACCCATCACAGAGATGCACAGAGGAACAGAACGAACTTCATATATCCCTTTTCTACTCAATCCAGAAACAAGATCGGACGTTATTCCGGTTCGTCTCCATTTTCGTGAAACTATTCCTCAAGCAAGGCAGCCGATAAGTCATCGAAGGGTTTGTGTGAATAATCGAATGGGAAGCATTACTCGTTTGAAAGTTTCCCACGGCGATCTAATATCTTTTCAAGAAAATGACGCGAAAATCCGCGGTGAAGAAATAAGGAGATCTTTCTATATCGAAATATCAGTAGAAAAAATTATAGGCAAATTCCTGGGTCACCGGGTAAGAATGTGGAGAAGAACCAAAACGGAATGGTTCCGCCTACTCAAAACTAAGCGGGGATGCCGCCTGCTACTAAAATCCCGGTTTTTGCAACAACAGTTGCGTTATTCTATGCAAGAAGAATACTTAGAAAGAACAAAGAAGTTTGGATCCGAAAAAGTATGCTTAGGAAGTTCTTTCGCTGAGCACAACAGAATGAAGAGGAATTTTTATCATTTCAAATCCCTATTCTTATCGAAGAGAAGAAACGAGAAAAAGCGATATCTTCCTACTCGAACAAGAAGGAAGATAGTTTACAACTCTTCTTTATATAGTAATTCGACCTATTGGTCCGCACCCCCCCATAAGTTTACTAGGAAGAGAAGAATAAAAAGGATCGAACTACCTACTCATTATTCGGAGGTGAATCATAGAACACCAAAAGCGGTGGTATTTTATGGACCTAACATAGGTCACATCCCTCACGACATAAGATTGAAAGATCCAAACCTTCCTCTTCGGAGCGGAAACGGACGTGGCCAAAACATATAA